A section of the Hevea brasiliensis isolate MT/VB/25A 57/8 chromosome 17, ASM3005281v1, whole genome shotgun sequence genome encodes:
- the LOC110635165 gene encoding uncharacterized protein LOC110635165 isoform X2: MVVVYFLLDLCSISPPLLRDLKQCLLQLANLYAISSPSSSRHRSDYLRDRIGLCYVFKNRISSSHECKQVKIAYSPRGNFSLRDFHHAVNSLPGDAFLPEIDDSRALRSGDVKLPTVLSDQVLYSWGDKDFMRKVIVLSSCLPEKIDSAMKNTLMDAADKCVSVEFVLFDQSASHLSNTQENINCFARSLSDLDNCSFQTFLPDSRVFHSLVKRWLLDLKDDMEEPLQARFIFKSNLIGSLNHISCSLSISVSQNIDGFDACQTCRCHGIVLDNAAKNKVEGPSCPITGRDLGTTDVIENSVRVGDETILFMPSFQSTMKLHQIPSPIEFNIIERTNLRSLSEGVIFGTSYFVAPSACNEIETSSKEMYQSELNYQLFQGMCSALHTMDQGLVCSSYYNVETIRKTEFHCYYILQPSDKGPKGPMLLRRLAGLEEVLPIPDINQFIDSSVSKDIHNFIQASLLKIELKDYNPVQHERGFHQKLNLLVKESLQFGSVPPKRNEATSELFSNQQDSSDVTVQSNCVIDAIVIEGESPQLNLTVREDKTTSSIAEEWEQLIVSEVPKIYSSSCISKPKTDMLLVYLPESSKQLDVKTSRILERLEAPRKLKTKVTSPIVTSSNLSETCLPTKRPLIPFQQPLHATDHSLTLSQSMKAKKETEMRRRLPSCGTGNVNE, from the exons atgGTAGTAGTATACTTCTTGTTGGATCTATGCAGCATATCGCCTCCATTGCTTAGAGACCTAAAGCAG TGCTTGTTGCAGCTTGCTAATTTGTATGCGATTTCATCTCCTTCGTCGTCGCGGCATCGATCCGACTATCTCAGAGACAGGATCGGTTTGTGCTATGTCTTCAAAAATCGCATTTCCTCATCTCATGAG TGTAAACAGGTTAAAATCGCATATAGCCCTAGAGGTAATTTCAGTCTCCGTGATTTCCATCACGCTGTTAACAGCTTGCCTGGAGATGCCTTTTTGCCTGAAATCGACGATTCCCGAGCTCTACGGTCAGGCG ATGTAAAATTACCAACCGTTTTGAGTGATCAAGTTCTTTACTCCTGGGGAGACAAAGATTTTATGAGGAAAGTGATTGTTTTGAGCTCCTGCTTACCTGAGAAAATAGACTCTGCCATGAAAAATACTCTCATG GATGCCGCGGACAAGTGTGTTTCAGTGgagtttgtgttgtttgatcaaaGCGCAAGTCATCTCAGCAATACGCAGGAGAATATCAATTGCTTCGCAAGAAGTTTATCTGATCTCGATAATTGCTCATTTCAGACTTTTCTCCCTG ATAGCAGAGTATTTCATAGTCTGGTGAAACGATGGCTACTGGATTTAAAGGATGACATGGAGGAACCATTGCAAGCTCGATTCATCTTTAAAAGCAACCTTATAGGCTCTTTGAATCACATAAGCTGCAGCTTGTCAATATCTGTCAGTCAAAATATTGACGGTTTTGATGCTTGTCAG ACATGCAGGTGTCACGGCATTGTGTTAGATAACGCAGCCAAGAATAAAGTTGAGGGTCCTTCTTGTCCAATTACTGGCCGTGATCTGGGAACAACTGATGTGATTGAAAATTCTGTGAGAGTTGGAGATGAAACGATCTTGTTTATGCCCTCTTTTCAGAGCACAATGAAACTCCATCAAATTCCTTCACCCATTGAATTCAACATTATTGAAAGAACTAATTTGAGGTCTTTAAGTGAAG GTGTTATATTTGGAACCTCATATTTTGTAGCTCCATCAGCTTGCAATGAGATAGAAACTTCTTCAAAAGAAATGTATCAATCTGAATTGAATTATCAAC TTTTTCAAGGGATGTGCAGTGCTTTACATACAATGGATCAGGGTTTGGTATGTTCTTCATATTATAACGTAGAAACCATAAGGAAGACAGAATTCCACTGCTATTATATTCTTCAGCCTTCAGACAAGGGACCAAAGGGACCAATGCTTCTCAGG CGTCTTGCAGGTTTAGAGGAAGTCTTGCCTATACCTGACATCAATCAATTCATTGATTCTTCAGTGTCTAAGGAtattcacaatttcattcaagcCTCTTTGTTAAAG ATTGAATTGAAAGACTACAATCCAGTCCAGCATGAGAGAGGCTTCCATCAAAAGCTGAACTTGCTTGTAAAGGAGAGCTTACAATTTGG GTCAGTTCCACCTAAAAGGAATGAGGCAACATCTGAACTGTTCTCAAACCAACAAGATTCTTCAGACGTGACTGTACAATCAAATTGTGTAATAGATGCTATAGTCATTGAAGGTGAATCTCCTCAGTTGAATCTTACAGTTAGAGAAGACAAAACCACTTCTTCTATTGCAGAAGAATGGGAACAGCTGATTGTCAGTGAAGTCCCCAAGATATACTCTTCTTCTTGTATTTCTAAACCTAAGACAGATATGTTACTTGTATATTTACCAGAAAGTAGTAAGCAGCTGGATGTAAAAACTTCAAGGATATTAGAGAGACTGGAAGCGCCTAGAAAGCTGAAAACAAAGGTCACTTCTCCCATTGTTACAAGCAGTAACCTCTCTGAAACATGTTTGCCAACAAAAAGGCCTCTGATCCCATTCCAGCAGCCCCTTCATGCAACAGATCATAGTTTGACTTTAAGCCAGTCAATGAAAGCTAAAAAAGAAACTGAAATGAGAAGAAGGCTGCCTTCCTGCGGAACAGGTAATGTAAATGAGTAA
- the LOC110635165 gene encoding uncharacterized protein LOC110635165 isoform X3 — MVVVYFLLDLCSISPPLLRDLKQCLLQLANLYAISSPSSSRHRSDYLRDRIGLCYVFKNRISSSHEVKIAYSPRGNFSLRDFHHAVNSLPGDAFLPEIDDSRALRSGVDVKLPTVLSDQVLYSWGDKDFMRKVIVLSSCLPEKIDSAMKNTLMDAADKCVSVEFVLFDQSASHLSNTQENINCFARSLSDLDNCSFQTFLPDSRVFHSLVKRWLLDLKDDMEEPLQARFIFKSNLIGSLNHISCSLSISVSQNIDGFDACQTCRCHGIVLDNAAKNKVEGPSCPITGRDLGTTDVIENSVRVGDETILFMPSFQSTMKLHQIPSPIEFNIIERTNLRSLSEGVIFGTSYFVAPSACNEIETSSKEMYQSELNYQLFQGMCSALHTMDQGLVCSSYYNVETIRKTEFHCYYILQPSDKGPKGPMLLRRLAGLEEVLPIPDINQFIDSSVSKDIHNFIQASLLKIELKDYNPVQHERGFHQKLNLLVKESLQFGSVPPKRNEATSELFSNQQDSSDVTVQSNCVIDAIVIEGESPQLNLTVREDKTTSSIAEEWEQLIVSEVPKIYSSSCISKPKTDMLLVYLPESSKQLDVKTSRILERLEAPRKLKTKVTSPIVTSSNLSETCLPTKRPLIPFQQPLHATDHSLTLSQSMKAKKETEMRRRLPSCGTGNVNE; from the exons atgGTAGTAGTATACTTCTTGTTGGATCTATGCAGCATATCGCCTCCATTGCTTAGAGACCTAAAGCAG TGCTTGTTGCAGCTTGCTAATTTGTATGCGATTTCATCTCCTTCGTCGTCGCGGCATCGATCCGACTATCTCAGAGACAGGATCGGTTTGTGCTATGTCTTCAAAAATCGCATTTCCTCATCTCATGAG GTTAAAATCGCATATAGCCCTAGAGGTAATTTCAGTCTCCGTGATTTCCATCACGCTGTTAACAGCTTGCCTGGAGATGCCTTTTTGCCTGAAATCGACGATTCCCGAGCTCTACGGTCAGGCG TAGATGTAAAATTACCAACCGTTTTGAGTGATCAAGTTCTTTACTCCTGGGGAGACAAAGATTTTATGAGGAAAGTGATTGTTTTGAGCTCCTGCTTACCTGAGAAAATAGACTCTGCCATGAAAAATACTCTCATG GATGCCGCGGACAAGTGTGTTTCAGTGgagtttgtgttgtttgatcaaaGCGCAAGTCATCTCAGCAATACGCAGGAGAATATCAATTGCTTCGCAAGAAGTTTATCTGATCTCGATAATTGCTCATTTCAGACTTTTCTCCCTG ATAGCAGAGTATTTCATAGTCTGGTGAAACGATGGCTACTGGATTTAAAGGATGACATGGAGGAACCATTGCAAGCTCGATTCATCTTTAAAAGCAACCTTATAGGCTCTTTGAATCACATAAGCTGCAGCTTGTCAATATCTGTCAGTCAAAATATTGACGGTTTTGATGCTTGTCAG ACATGCAGGTGTCACGGCATTGTGTTAGATAACGCAGCCAAGAATAAAGTTGAGGGTCCTTCTTGTCCAATTACTGGCCGTGATCTGGGAACAACTGATGTGATTGAAAATTCTGTGAGAGTTGGAGATGAAACGATCTTGTTTATGCCCTCTTTTCAGAGCACAATGAAACTCCATCAAATTCCTTCACCCATTGAATTCAACATTATTGAAAGAACTAATTTGAGGTCTTTAAGTGAAG GTGTTATATTTGGAACCTCATATTTTGTAGCTCCATCAGCTTGCAATGAGATAGAAACTTCTTCAAAAGAAATGTATCAATCTGAATTGAATTATCAAC TTTTTCAAGGGATGTGCAGTGCTTTACATACAATGGATCAGGGTTTGGTATGTTCTTCATATTATAACGTAGAAACCATAAGGAAGACAGAATTCCACTGCTATTATATTCTTCAGCCTTCAGACAAGGGACCAAAGGGACCAATGCTTCTCAGG CGTCTTGCAGGTTTAGAGGAAGTCTTGCCTATACCTGACATCAATCAATTCATTGATTCTTCAGTGTCTAAGGAtattcacaatttcattcaagcCTCTTTGTTAAAG ATTGAATTGAAAGACTACAATCCAGTCCAGCATGAGAGAGGCTTCCATCAAAAGCTGAACTTGCTTGTAAAGGAGAGCTTACAATTTGG GTCAGTTCCACCTAAAAGGAATGAGGCAACATCTGAACTGTTCTCAAACCAACAAGATTCTTCAGACGTGACTGTACAATCAAATTGTGTAATAGATGCTATAGTCATTGAAGGTGAATCTCCTCAGTTGAATCTTACAGTTAGAGAAGACAAAACCACTTCTTCTATTGCAGAAGAATGGGAACAGCTGATTGTCAGTGAAGTCCCCAAGATATACTCTTCTTCTTGTATTTCTAAACCTAAGACAGATATGTTACTTGTATATTTACCAGAAAGTAGTAAGCAGCTGGATGTAAAAACTTCAAGGATATTAGAGAGACTGGAAGCGCCTAGAAAGCTGAAAACAAAGGTCACTTCTCCCATTGTTACAAGCAGTAACCTCTCTGAAACATGTTTGCCAACAAAAAGGCCTCTGATCCCATTCCAGCAGCCCCTTCATGCAACAGATCATAGTTTGACTTTAAGCCAGTCAATGAAAGCTAAAAAAGAAACTGAAATGAGAAGAAGGCTGCCTTCCTGCGGAACAGGTAATGTAAATGAGTAA
- the LOC110635221 gene encoding germin-like protein subfamily 3 member 4, translating to MNENTRYFARVTLHTYKKQKHSITSQKEQPKMNSSILVCVIMCSCIQICLADYDNLQDTCPAAPTSKQSIFINGLPCKDPNSITPSDFKSSKLSRPGDKNKFLRSATTIVTAADFPGLNTLGLSISRIDLDVDGLVLPLYHPRASELFFVSAGVVIAGFVDTKNQQFQKILKEGDVFVLPRGLLHFCLNAGDEAATIFSVLSSQNPGVVSVAGSLFESDPDMLNKLVRKIKSISSSQVNGLENATLFGFY from the coding sequence ATGAACGAAAACACTCGTTACTTCGCAAGAGTAACATTACATACATACAAGAAACAAAAACACTCCATTACTTCACAAAAAGAACAACCCAAGATGAATTCCTCCATTCTCGTTTGCGTGATCATGTGTTCTTGCATTCAGATCTGCTTGGCAGACTACGATAATCTCCAGGATACTTGTCCAGCAGCTCCCACAAGCAAGCAGTCTATCTTCATCAATGGTTTGCCTTGCAAGGACCCTAACAGTATCACTCCTTCAGATTTCAAGTCATCAAAACTGAGTCGCCCTGGTGACAAGAACAAATTTCTGCGTTCCGCAACAACCATTGTCACTGCCGCAGATTTCCCTGGCCTGAACACCCTCGGTCTCTCAATTTCTAGGATAGACCTTGATGTGGATGGTTTAGTATTGCCGCTATACCACCCAAGAGCCTCTGAGCTGTTCTTTGTCAGTGCAGGTGTAGTGATTGCTGGATTTGTCGACACCAAAAACCAACAGTTCCAGAAGATTCTCAAGGAAGGAGATGTGTTTGTGCTTCCTCGGGGTTTGCTTCACTTCTGCTTGAATGCTGGCGATGAGGCCGCTACCATTTTCTCAGTACTCAGTAGCCAGAATCCAGGGGTGGTGAGCGTTGCTGGTAGCCTTTTCGAGTCTGATCCAGATATGTTAAACAAGCTTgtgaggaaaataaaatcaatttcttcATCACAAGTTAATGGCTTGGAAAATGCCACTCTATTTGGATTTTATTAG
- the LOC110635165 gene encoding uncharacterized protein LOC110635165 isoform X4, with product MVVVYFLLDLCSISPPLLRDLKQCLLQLANLYAISSPSSSRHRSDYLRDRIGLCYVFKNRISSSHEVKIAYSPRGNFSLRDFHHAVNSLPGDAFLPEIDDSRALRSGDVKLPTVLSDQVLYSWGDKDFMRKVIVLSSCLPEKIDSAMKNTLMDAADKCVSVEFVLFDQSASHLSNTQENINCFARSLSDLDNCSFQTFLPDSRVFHSLVKRWLLDLKDDMEEPLQARFIFKSNLIGSLNHISCSLSISVSQNIDGFDACQTCRCHGIVLDNAAKNKVEGPSCPITGRDLGTTDVIENSVRVGDETILFMPSFQSTMKLHQIPSPIEFNIIERTNLRSLSEGVIFGTSYFVAPSACNEIETSSKEMYQSELNYQLFQGMCSALHTMDQGLVCSSYYNVETIRKTEFHCYYILQPSDKGPKGPMLLRRLAGLEEVLPIPDINQFIDSSVSKDIHNFIQASLLKIELKDYNPVQHERGFHQKLNLLVKESLQFGSVPPKRNEATSELFSNQQDSSDVTVQSNCVIDAIVIEGESPQLNLTVREDKTTSSIAEEWEQLIVSEVPKIYSSSCISKPKTDMLLVYLPESSKQLDVKTSRILERLEAPRKLKTKVTSPIVTSSNLSETCLPTKRPLIPFQQPLHATDHSLTLSQSMKAKKETEMRRRLPSCGTGNVNE from the exons atgGTAGTAGTATACTTCTTGTTGGATCTATGCAGCATATCGCCTCCATTGCTTAGAGACCTAAAGCAG TGCTTGTTGCAGCTTGCTAATTTGTATGCGATTTCATCTCCTTCGTCGTCGCGGCATCGATCCGACTATCTCAGAGACAGGATCGGTTTGTGCTATGTCTTCAAAAATCGCATTTCCTCATCTCATGAG GTTAAAATCGCATATAGCCCTAGAGGTAATTTCAGTCTCCGTGATTTCCATCACGCTGTTAACAGCTTGCCTGGAGATGCCTTTTTGCCTGAAATCGACGATTCCCGAGCTCTACGGTCAGGCG ATGTAAAATTACCAACCGTTTTGAGTGATCAAGTTCTTTACTCCTGGGGAGACAAAGATTTTATGAGGAAAGTGATTGTTTTGAGCTCCTGCTTACCTGAGAAAATAGACTCTGCCATGAAAAATACTCTCATG GATGCCGCGGACAAGTGTGTTTCAGTGgagtttgtgttgtttgatcaaaGCGCAAGTCATCTCAGCAATACGCAGGAGAATATCAATTGCTTCGCAAGAAGTTTATCTGATCTCGATAATTGCTCATTTCAGACTTTTCTCCCTG ATAGCAGAGTATTTCATAGTCTGGTGAAACGATGGCTACTGGATTTAAAGGATGACATGGAGGAACCATTGCAAGCTCGATTCATCTTTAAAAGCAACCTTATAGGCTCTTTGAATCACATAAGCTGCAGCTTGTCAATATCTGTCAGTCAAAATATTGACGGTTTTGATGCTTGTCAG ACATGCAGGTGTCACGGCATTGTGTTAGATAACGCAGCCAAGAATAAAGTTGAGGGTCCTTCTTGTCCAATTACTGGCCGTGATCTGGGAACAACTGATGTGATTGAAAATTCTGTGAGAGTTGGAGATGAAACGATCTTGTTTATGCCCTCTTTTCAGAGCACAATGAAACTCCATCAAATTCCTTCACCCATTGAATTCAACATTATTGAAAGAACTAATTTGAGGTCTTTAAGTGAAG GTGTTATATTTGGAACCTCATATTTTGTAGCTCCATCAGCTTGCAATGAGATAGAAACTTCTTCAAAAGAAATGTATCAATCTGAATTGAATTATCAAC TTTTTCAAGGGATGTGCAGTGCTTTACATACAATGGATCAGGGTTTGGTATGTTCTTCATATTATAACGTAGAAACCATAAGGAAGACAGAATTCCACTGCTATTATATTCTTCAGCCTTCAGACAAGGGACCAAAGGGACCAATGCTTCTCAGG CGTCTTGCAGGTTTAGAGGAAGTCTTGCCTATACCTGACATCAATCAATTCATTGATTCTTCAGTGTCTAAGGAtattcacaatttcattcaagcCTCTTTGTTAAAG ATTGAATTGAAAGACTACAATCCAGTCCAGCATGAGAGAGGCTTCCATCAAAAGCTGAACTTGCTTGTAAAGGAGAGCTTACAATTTGG GTCAGTTCCACCTAAAAGGAATGAGGCAACATCTGAACTGTTCTCAAACCAACAAGATTCTTCAGACGTGACTGTACAATCAAATTGTGTAATAGATGCTATAGTCATTGAAGGTGAATCTCCTCAGTTGAATCTTACAGTTAGAGAAGACAAAACCACTTCTTCTATTGCAGAAGAATGGGAACAGCTGATTGTCAGTGAAGTCCCCAAGATATACTCTTCTTCTTGTATTTCTAAACCTAAGACAGATATGTTACTTGTATATTTACCAGAAAGTAGTAAGCAGCTGGATGTAAAAACTTCAAGGATATTAGAGAGACTGGAAGCGCCTAGAAAGCTGAAAACAAAGGTCACTTCTCCCATTGTTACAAGCAGTAACCTCTCTGAAACATGTTTGCCAACAAAAAGGCCTCTGATCCCATTCCAGCAGCCCCTTCATGCAACAGATCATAGTTTGACTTTAAGCCAGTCAATGAAAGCTAAAAAAGAAACTGAAATGAGAAGAAGGCTGCCTTCCTGCGGAACAGGTAATGTAAATGAGTAA
- the LOC110635165 gene encoding uncharacterized protein LOC110635165 isoform X1, producing MVVVYFLLDLCSISPPLLRDLKQCLLQLANLYAISSPSSSRHRSDYLRDRIGLCYVFKNRISSSHECKQVKIAYSPRGNFSLRDFHHAVNSLPGDAFLPEIDDSRALRSGVDVKLPTVLSDQVLYSWGDKDFMRKVIVLSSCLPEKIDSAMKNTLMDAADKCVSVEFVLFDQSASHLSNTQENINCFARSLSDLDNCSFQTFLPDSRVFHSLVKRWLLDLKDDMEEPLQARFIFKSNLIGSLNHISCSLSISVSQNIDGFDACQTCRCHGIVLDNAAKNKVEGPSCPITGRDLGTTDVIENSVRVGDETILFMPSFQSTMKLHQIPSPIEFNIIERTNLRSLSEGVIFGTSYFVAPSACNEIETSSKEMYQSELNYQLFQGMCSALHTMDQGLVCSSYYNVETIRKTEFHCYYILQPSDKGPKGPMLLRRLAGLEEVLPIPDINQFIDSSVSKDIHNFIQASLLKIELKDYNPVQHERGFHQKLNLLVKESLQFGSVPPKRNEATSELFSNQQDSSDVTVQSNCVIDAIVIEGESPQLNLTVREDKTTSSIAEEWEQLIVSEVPKIYSSSCISKPKTDMLLVYLPESSKQLDVKTSRILERLEAPRKLKTKVTSPIVTSSNLSETCLPTKRPLIPFQQPLHATDHSLTLSQSMKAKKETEMRRRLPSCGTGNVNE from the exons atgGTAGTAGTATACTTCTTGTTGGATCTATGCAGCATATCGCCTCCATTGCTTAGAGACCTAAAGCAG TGCTTGTTGCAGCTTGCTAATTTGTATGCGATTTCATCTCCTTCGTCGTCGCGGCATCGATCCGACTATCTCAGAGACAGGATCGGTTTGTGCTATGTCTTCAAAAATCGCATTTCCTCATCTCATGAG TGTAAACAGGTTAAAATCGCATATAGCCCTAGAGGTAATTTCAGTCTCCGTGATTTCCATCACGCTGTTAACAGCTTGCCTGGAGATGCCTTTTTGCCTGAAATCGACGATTCCCGAGCTCTACGGTCAGGCG TAGATGTAAAATTACCAACCGTTTTGAGTGATCAAGTTCTTTACTCCTGGGGAGACAAAGATTTTATGAGGAAAGTGATTGTTTTGAGCTCCTGCTTACCTGAGAAAATAGACTCTGCCATGAAAAATACTCTCATG GATGCCGCGGACAAGTGTGTTTCAGTGgagtttgtgttgtttgatcaaaGCGCAAGTCATCTCAGCAATACGCAGGAGAATATCAATTGCTTCGCAAGAAGTTTATCTGATCTCGATAATTGCTCATTTCAGACTTTTCTCCCTG ATAGCAGAGTATTTCATAGTCTGGTGAAACGATGGCTACTGGATTTAAAGGATGACATGGAGGAACCATTGCAAGCTCGATTCATCTTTAAAAGCAACCTTATAGGCTCTTTGAATCACATAAGCTGCAGCTTGTCAATATCTGTCAGTCAAAATATTGACGGTTTTGATGCTTGTCAG ACATGCAGGTGTCACGGCATTGTGTTAGATAACGCAGCCAAGAATAAAGTTGAGGGTCCTTCTTGTCCAATTACTGGCCGTGATCTGGGAACAACTGATGTGATTGAAAATTCTGTGAGAGTTGGAGATGAAACGATCTTGTTTATGCCCTCTTTTCAGAGCACAATGAAACTCCATCAAATTCCTTCACCCATTGAATTCAACATTATTGAAAGAACTAATTTGAGGTCTTTAAGTGAAG GTGTTATATTTGGAACCTCATATTTTGTAGCTCCATCAGCTTGCAATGAGATAGAAACTTCTTCAAAAGAAATGTATCAATCTGAATTGAATTATCAAC TTTTTCAAGGGATGTGCAGTGCTTTACATACAATGGATCAGGGTTTGGTATGTTCTTCATATTATAACGTAGAAACCATAAGGAAGACAGAATTCCACTGCTATTATATTCTTCAGCCTTCAGACAAGGGACCAAAGGGACCAATGCTTCTCAGG CGTCTTGCAGGTTTAGAGGAAGTCTTGCCTATACCTGACATCAATCAATTCATTGATTCTTCAGTGTCTAAGGAtattcacaatttcattcaagcCTCTTTGTTAAAG ATTGAATTGAAAGACTACAATCCAGTCCAGCATGAGAGAGGCTTCCATCAAAAGCTGAACTTGCTTGTAAAGGAGAGCTTACAATTTGG GTCAGTTCCACCTAAAAGGAATGAGGCAACATCTGAACTGTTCTCAAACCAACAAGATTCTTCAGACGTGACTGTACAATCAAATTGTGTAATAGATGCTATAGTCATTGAAGGTGAATCTCCTCAGTTGAATCTTACAGTTAGAGAAGACAAAACCACTTCTTCTATTGCAGAAGAATGGGAACAGCTGATTGTCAGTGAAGTCCCCAAGATATACTCTTCTTCTTGTATTTCTAAACCTAAGACAGATATGTTACTTGTATATTTACCAGAAAGTAGTAAGCAGCTGGATGTAAAAACTTCAAGGATATTAGAGAGACTGGAAGCGCCTAGAAAGCTGAAAACAAAGGTCACTTCTCCCATTGTTACAAGCAGTAACCTCTCTGAAACATGTTTGCCAACAAAAAGGCCTCTGATCCCATTCCAGCAGCCCCTTCATGCAACAGATCATAGTTTGACTTTAAGCCAGTCAATGAAAGCTAAAAAAGAAACTGAAATGAGAAGAAGGCTGCCTTCCTGCGGAACAGGTAATGTAAATGAGTAA